A single region of the Arthrobacter sp. zg-Y20 genome encodes:
- a CDS encoding MBL fold metallo-hydrolase produces MPASALPESGLVRSSDLTRVRLAPNPGPMSLDGTNSYVLTAPESGSTVVVDPGPLDEEHLQALASAGTVELVLITHRHADHTEASRRFAELTGAPVRAFDPAYCVAGEPLRPDEVIRAAGVEIRVLAAPGHTSDSLCFFLPDDGPNGSVLTGDTILGRGTTVLDFPDGTLGDYLLTLSMLSDLGPATALPGHGPVLPDLSSTVLTYRDHREERLEQIRAALESAGPDAGTAEVADLVYSDVPANVRAAAELSVAAQLAYLHGE; encoded by the coding sequence ATGCCCGCCTCCGCGCTTCCGGAATCCGGACTGGTCCGCAGCAGTGACTTGACCCGTGTGCGCCTTGCGCCGAACCCGGGACCCATGTCGCTGGATGGAACCAACAGCTATGTGCTGACTGCCCCGGAGTCCGGAAGCACGGTGGTGGTAGATCCGGGACCGCTGGATGAGGAGCACCTGCAGGCACTGGCCTCGGCGGGAACGGTGGAGCTGGTGCTCATAACCCACCGGCATGCCGACCACACCGAGGCAAGCCGCAGGTTCGCGGAACTGACCGGTGCACCGGTGCGGGCTTTCGACCCTGCGTACTGTGTTGCGGGGGAGCCCCTGCGCCCCGACGAAGTGATCCGGGCCGCCGGAGTGGAGATCCGGGTGCTGGCAGCGCCCGGGCATACCTCGGATTCGCTTTGCTTTTTCCTTCCCGACGACGGCCCCAACGGGTCCGTCCTGACGGGGGACACGATCCTGGGCCGGGGCACCACCGTGCTGGACTTCCCGGATGGAACACTGGGCGACTATCTGTTGACGCTTTCCATGCTCTCGGACCTGGGCCCGGCCACCGCGCTTCCGGGCCACGGGCCGGTCCTGCCGGATCTGAGTTCAACGGTCCTGACCTACCGGGACCACCGGGAGGAGCGGCTGGAACAAATCCGCGCCGCACTGGAGTCGGCCGGCCCGGACGCCGGAACAGCTGAAGTAGCCGACCTGGTCTACTCCGATGTGCCGGCCAATGTCCGGGCTGCCGCGGAATTGTCCGTGGCCGCGCAGCTGGCCTATCTCCACGGCGAGTAG